TTCTGACACACAGGGACTGCATGTACAGCAATGCCGCACCACCTCACAGCATTGCTCTGTTTCACATTAGTGCTGCGGCTGGGGCGCCGCTTTATCTGAGGTTCTTCCCAttgtcttgctgcctctctaGTTTACACTGAAGTTCGAAGTTACCATTgatcgggtctctcctgataccatgtccaatgtGCGTCAGGTGACAtttcaccatgcttgcctctagggagccttctggctgcacttcttccaggaccggtgtgcttcttcttatAGGCCACAGTATGATCTTCACCAAGACCGCAATCAAAGGTAACaattttcctttggttttctttattcattgaccacaagggactgaaaataccatggctgtggTCAGGCTCCCCTTAGTCATCAAAGAGGAACCCGCCTTTTGAACACCTTTCATAGGTCTTTTGCAACAGCTATTCCCAGTTCGGTATGTCGTTTGGCTccctgcctgctgcttccgtggACATTGACGGTGCACTCAGTTAAAATGAGATCGTTGGCACTCCCATACTGCTCtctttatcatggtgttgcttaTGCTGCGAGGGcctgtgttttcttgatgccgaagggaaatccacattgaaggctgcgttCTTTGTTAGTCATCAGTACgtgctttcaatcttctttactTTTAACCAGCTAGGGTCCATGATCTGCACATAGCAGGCTGTTAACGTGCCTTCCTGTAATCCTGAGTTCAGTTTCTCAGGTTACTGGCTGAGCACACAGATGGAGTAAGGATGATGAAAGCATACAGCCCTTCCAGTAACTtagtcctgattttaaacgatgCTCTATCCTCTTGTTCTGGTACAGCCTCTTTGTCTGCACACAGGCTCAATAGGAGCAATATGAAGtcttttggaatttccattcttcgcaaagttatccataatttgttatgatccacacagttgaatgcctttgtgtaatcaataaaacacaggttgacttcttatttgtattttctgcttttctgtaagctccatctgccatcagccatAATATCCATCATTCTCCACCTTTCTCTAAATCTAgcttgaatctctggcagttgtctgtcaatgtactgctatgcCCACTTAAGGATATTTCCAGTGAAAGCTTACTTGTACTAATATATTGGTGGATAGTTGCCAGAGTGAGCCGAATTACCTTTCTTGGGAACTGGCACAGATGTGAgtctttcccagtcagtggagcAGGTGTCTGTCTTTCCCATTTCTTGCTGTAGGTGAATGTGTGCTTACAGTATTATCTGTTTGACAAAACAGCTCAATTGCTATCTGTTAACTgcacaattcccagagccttgttttcgctgatgccttcagtgtaacttggacttcttttttCAGTACTGTCAGTTCTTGATCAGCTGTTCTCTCCTGGCGTGAACTGAACATTGGTTGATCAGTTTTTTTGGCTCTCGATTCCTTCCTTattattttgttactttgttttgttgaatttttgtccattcaatctttcaacattgcagttGGAGGCCTGAaatgttctttcagcttgagaaagtcCTCGATAAACCTTTACCATTACCTAATTCTTATATAATTAATTCTTGTCATAGTTATGTATTTGAACAACTTAAGTTCATGACAAAAATATGTTGgtatcttatagttttcctttcttCAGCTAGTAGACTAGTTAGTTCAGACTAGTTCAACATAATGTATCCCTAGAAAATGACCCAATTTCTGTTCTGTGTGTAAAATCTGGTGCCTATTATGCTTgcaagctttataaatatataagattTCCACAATACATACTTTGCCTTTTTATAGAGTTTGCCTCCTGAGCttataaaacaaagaacccagagcAAACACTGAAGTTTTACGTTGTCATTGATccagtgtcagagtggaactgagctccacagtgcttcatcaatgtttttttggggggatggtggtggtggagggggtagtATACAttaacaggcctttcttctgctatgCCTCTGGAGGATTCGCTGTCAGtgatttggttagcagctgtatctgtaactgcactacccagggactataGCCAACTGTGTGtgttactgagttgattccaactcatagtgatcctgtaagccagagcagaactgcccgataGGGCTTGCTAGGCCGGATGCATTACTGGAGCAGATTCCTAGgtcttttcttctgtggtgttactggatgggtttgaaccaaagaGCTTGCTGTTAGCAGTGAAGCATTTAAttgttgtgccaccaggcctccttgattAGGACCCCCCAACACCCCACCTTGGTGGAAACATAACTTTCCAGAGATCCCAGTTATCTCTTCTGTGCGTATAGTTTTCAATGCTTGATTGGGAAATACCCTGGATATTTGGTCAGATTTTTCCTTACATTTCCCATCTATTTTCTGCTTAGACTTAACCTTGTTTTGATGTAAGAATAATCAGAAGACTTTCAATAATTCTATAGCAatgctagtgggggtggggtaatgaCAGCTTGAAAGTTATTTgaaaagttcaaacctaccttctgctccacaaaagacctggcaatcagaTTTGCTTCCCCAGAGATTATAGCTTAGGGACCCCGACCACGTGTTCTACTTGGCTCCATGGAGTTGCTTTGACTTGACTTGAGATTGATTCAATGGCCTACaacaagtaaatatattaatgcattAAGGGattaagggacaattccatagttTCACCAATGTTTATGTGAGGAACAAAAGACAATGACATTTAGATGTAATTTCTATTCACAtagatctttaaaaacaaacagaagtcagacAACTCCCAGTTAAATCAAAGGCCTTATCTATAGTGACAAACTACTCACATCATGGACATTTCCATGTTTCCATATTAGGGCTAATTTTAACCAATTCTCTTTCCATCCTCAAGATGGTGAGGAACGTTCTACCCACCAGGGTCGTTCTTGTGGAAATCCCTCACCACTGCTGACAGGTGCAGTGGCGCCACATGTGAAATCAACAAGTTGTGCAATATGAAAAGATTAATAAACCAGACAATAATAtgaatttttccaaaataaaaatttcatcaCAATTTCACAAAAGGCAGTTCATTTTGATCATTTACAGGGACAAGGTGAagtataaatttaattaaaaacaacttctctttggactcatgaatattaaatattcagactgtttccatttttacaagtcaactagggccacaaaattgacttcacggaaaaatcataatattattcaaacaaatttgtgttttcatttttctgttgtcacatGGCGGTAACCAGCTTCTCCATATTCATGTCAGCATGGTCCCCAATTGCGTGTGGTCTGCAGGAACTCAGCCCTCACAGCACACGCATCGACCCTGTTTGACTGCCAGTTTGGGGAAGGTTTgatccttcctctctgctccacTACTCCATTACATAGATGGCTTAAAGAACAGAgattgtcttgaagttagttgtgGAGGTTAGGAGTTCAAATCCAGGGTATTGGAAGAACCATGCTCCCTCAGCTCTAGAGCAAgatctttcctttcctcttccaGTTTCCGCAGGCTCTGGGCGCTTCTCAGTGACTGGGCTTTGAAATGCATCTTTACATGGTGGCCCTCTTCCTCCAGTGACTTTATCCTCTCGCCTGCTCTCCTCTTTTAGAAACCGTCTCTCAGATGGAATCAGAGTCCTCTCTCATTCCTAAGTGACAAACCtcatttccaaacagggtcacatTTCGATACAAGGATGAGGGCTTCCACCTTTTCTTTTGagggggcacaattcaatccatatcaTATTtgctattaaacattttatagtgTCTCTTTACCCATTAAAaaggtaaaaattaaaaatttctcAATGGAGATAATTGAGAAATCTATTGAAAGCAGACAGGGTAATATATCAGTTTCTAAGTCTTTCATAAAAGTTAAGAACTAGTAGCGTTTGCCTAGTCCCACTTCTCCACAGTCAGTCACCCCCAAAACTGAGCTCATTCAGTCACTGGACTTAGGTTGTGTAAGCAGCTGGGGCTGACTCGGGCTCTATCtagctctttctcctgagcaacagctgCTTCTGGATGAGAAGCAGTAATCGCACTTGAAGGGGCTGAGAATCCAAGGGCACTTAAATTGCACCTCACCATACAAACCAGTTTCCAAAGGAGAGCAAAAAGAGCTCAGGTGTAAACAATTAAAGCATAAAGTCTCTGCTCTGAAGCCAGCACATTCACGAAAGGCAGTTCATTTTGATCATTTACAGGGACAAGGTGAagtataaatttaattaaaaataacttctctttggactcatgaatattaaatattcagactgtttccatttttacaagtcaactagggccacaaaattgacttcactggaaaaatcataatattattcaaacaaataaatgtgtttctgagaaaaaacatcatgtacttggaaagctcgATATTTCCCTAGGGAAATGCATGGCTCCAGAACTGGCCCAGTCAAAAGTGTCTTTATCCCAGTGGCTCACAACACAGAAGGCCCATAACACCAATATTCCTTGGTAGAAATATCAGGgtattatttcttgatatttttgttggaCACACAATCTAACAGAAACACAGGATAGAAATAGCAGGTTCTAAGAAGATATTACTATTTTTCCAAAGACCCTGCTTCTGAGGGTGAGGGTGCTAAAACACTTTCAGAAAACACAACAccataaaatcaaacaaaacctcACTAGGATGCTTTTATAACATTGATATGAAAGGCAGAAATATCCATACacttgaccttgatagtcaaTTTATTGAGTGAGGCTACATTTGGGGAATCAGTGCATTAAGAGGTCATGTCCAGTCTACTTGAatttcaaaaaaatcatttattaattCAGTCACATTTAGTAAAGCCTTTACTAATtggtacatatatattctttatctCAAAATATCTGAGAGTTTCCTTGTTGTAGCACTGAAAAGAACATGAACACATTGAAAAGGCATAAAGAACGGAAATGTGCCCCATCTTTTCATGACGACTAGCAATACTGAGTGTGTAAACTTCTTCATTAGGTGGCGGCTGTCAGACCCCAGCGAATGGTTCCAGACCTTTCTGATCATCAACGTGTGATGAATCCATGGACTTCAGATCAATAACCTGAATTGGCAGATTAAAACCTGAGGTCAGGTGATCTGAGAAGGGTCCCACCATTCCGTTCCCCTGCTGTGTGATGCTATGAAAGCAAAATAGGTAACGCTGCGCCTTGCTTCTTCCAATGCATTTAGCCAGATACATATGGGCAGCAAGAGCACAGCGATGTAAAAACAGAGCAGAAAAAAGTAACTTGAACAGAATGTGGCATTTTCCCTTGGTTTTGCTAACGGCCCACATACAACATGCTTTTAAAAAGCCACcctagaacattttctcttcatcattttcaagcagCTTAAATGGACATTTAGAATGTATAGCACTGggcatgtattccatctgggaaaaatggaaaagagattTAGCACGATGGGCTGCATTTCTATAATTGTTGTTAGGACAAAGTTGATGTGTACTTGATCTCTTGTCTTTTGGTCATATTTTAAGGTCATCGTACCTTTTCAGCTCTGCAGTAGCACTACATGTTGCTTTttgtaaggaaaataattttgaacaTAATCAGTACactttatatttaattataaatatcgATTCATTTTAAATGCCTTGAGGATTTGAAGACTTGAAAGACACATATAAGAGGAATTCTCTCATTCTCTTTACAttgtgaaaactatttttatggaCTCTAAAGCCAGTAACACTTCGCTTTATTAAACACCAGTCCCCTGCCTCCTGGatgttaattttattggggctgtccTCTGAATATTCTTCCAATTCGAGCTATTCCTGCACAGCCCATGCACACTCATAGAAACTCTGCACCACCGTTCAGAACTTCCCCGTGCAGACATGTGTCCACAGCCAGCCAACGCCGCTCCGTGCCTTGATAAATATTGGCCTATTATAACCATTCTTAACAAAGTTTATTTCCAAACACATTTTTGTAACAATCTTCAAGATAACACCGAAAAACTGCACAAGAGTCATCTTGACTGGGTGAAGCGGGGAAAAAATGCCGACCAATTATAGCATTgctttgtttactcctccagcaAGTCTGAAGTATTGGGGCTCTGAACCCTGTTGTTCTGTCTCAAGTATACGGTCCTGGATGTTATGTTTAGGTATTATGTTTTTATCATTTCTCAACTCTAAAGATACGGGAGGGAAATTCTCTCTCTAGCTTGTACAGCCAGAGGACTCCAATGCTTCCTTGCTAACCACAATTTAGTACTGCACACCTGCACACATCATACTGTATAATATATGTCGACAGTCTATGGAGAATTTATCTCAATTTACATACAGCTCTCCAAATCCTCTGGTGAGCCTGATGTGAAATCTGAGACAGGCCAAATCTCCCCAACAGGATCTTCTTTTCCTCCAGGGGGTTCACCTCCGAAGGCAATACAGATCCTTGGACAGCGCGGTGGGGCTCGAGATTCCGGGAGAGGAGTGGCTGCGGGGCTTGTTTCGCTGAAGATTTACAATGTAGTTCTTGCAGGCGGCTCAGCAACCCCCTCTGTGGCCGTGGGTGTCTGCTGTGACAGAGCGGGGAAAAGCTCTCTAATCTCCcgtgcctgcctctgcctttcaGCCGCTCCCCTCTCCTGCCTTCCCTGCCGCCCAGCGCTCTCGCCTCCTTTGCCTTTCTAGGGGAGGGGGGGATgttcgggtggggtgggggtggggtaatagGTGTTCAGTCCCTGAAGGCAGCTAGAGTAGCTTTGGCAATATAGACCCGAgcctgtgtgcgcgcgcgcacacacacacacacacacacgcacacacacacacacacacacacacacactcactcactccagctCTCCCCACGGGGATACCAAGCCAGCCCGAAGCTCCAgctacctgcagggggtggcCCGGCCGGGCGCTCAGCGCTTACTCGCCATCTGCGGAGGGCAGAGCCACATCCAAACCAGGGAGGGCGGTTGGCTGTCCGGTTGGCAAGCTGGAGACGTTGGCCGCCACCGCGGCTTAAAGTGTCCAGGGTGGCGAAGAAGGAGTCTCCAGGGCAGATTCCCGGAAGGGCTCCGAAGCTCCCGGACTTCCTCCGGCGGCGGCGCTCCAGTCGGTCCCTCCTGGCCATCCTCTCGGGCCCTTCTGCGGGgtgctggtctggggcgccccggggccgccgccgccgccgccagcgcAGCCCACCCGGAGGAGCACTGAACGCCCCGGCGACACCGGAGTGGGGGGCGAAAGCGGGAGCCCTAACTTCCCCCCCGCGGGACCCTCGCTCGGCGTCCGCCTCGCAGTGGCTCGCAGCCCGGGGCCGGCGGACGGGCTCCCGCGGAGAGCGCGGCGCAGGGGAGGGCCCGGCGGGAGCGGCGGCCGCGCAGGGGGCGCCCGGACCCCGCCCAGGAAGTAGCGCGCCGGCGGCCGGCGGCGGCGCCTTCCAAGTTGGGCGCGTCCGCGAGCCCGCCCCGGGCGGCCCGGCCcggggggggaggcggggctcCCGGGGGCAGTCGGGGCGGCCCGCGCCCCGGGCCGGCGCCCGTCCTGCGAGAGCGCGGGCCGGAGGCTCCCGGCTGCCAGGCGGCGTCGCGCCGCGGGCCCGCGTGCGCTGCCGGATGCCCGCGCCGGAGGGGGCTCGGGGCGCCCGCCCGCGGGGGGtgctggggagggcgggggaggaggcggaggaggcgGCGTGATGGCCCTGGACGGCGAGcggggggagcaggaggaggagaaggaaaagaagaagaagaaaaagaagaggaggaagaagaagagggcagaggagggggccGCGGAGAACCGCTCACCTTCGCAGGCCACCATGGGggaggccgccgccgccgcgccccgGCCGGGCGGCAGGGGGCCCTCGGACCCGTGGGCGGACTCGGTGGGCGTGCGACCCCGCACCACGGAGCGCCACATCACGGTGCACAAACGGCTCGTGCTGGCCTTCGCCGTGTCCCTCGTGGCGCTGCTCGCCGTCACCATGCTCGCCGTGCTGCTCAGCTTGCGGTTCGACGAGTGCGGCGCGCCCGGCGCCGACGGCGGCCCCGCGGGCTCCCCCGCGCGTGACCGCAACGCCAGCCTCCCGGGAGCCGCCCCGCGCAACCACCCCGCGGGCGAGGGCTCGGCGCCGTCCGAAGCGGCCGGCCAGGCGACGCCGGCGACCCCGTCCGCCCGGCCACCATCGGAGGAGGAGCGCGAGCCGCGGCGCCCCTGGACCCAGTTGCGCTTGTCGGGCCACCTCAAGCCGCTGCACTACAATCTGATGCTCACCGCCTTCATGGAGAACTTCACCTTCGCTGGCGAGGTGAACGTGGAGATAGCGTGCCGGAACGCCACCCGCTACGTCGTGCTGCACGCCTCCCGGGTGGCCGTCGAGAAGGTGCAGGTGGCCGAGGACCGCGTGGCTGGGGCCGTGCCCGTGGCCGGCTTTTTCCTCTACCCACAGACCCAGGTCTTGGTGGTGGTGCTGAACCGGACCTTGGACGCCCAGAGGAATTACAACCTGAAGATCATCTACAATGCCCTCATTGAAAACGAGCTCCTGGGCTTCTTCCGCAGCTCCTATGTGCTCCACGGGGAGAGAAGGTAGGGAGGGGCGGGGCCCCGCGGCGCGGGACCCTCAGGACCCTCTGGGCTGcctgccacccaccccccagACTCGGTCCCATTCCCTCTGGGAAGCAAGGGGTGGCGGCGTAAAGTCACCAGCCCAAACCCTCTActccccaaagcccaaagcccgtccccaaagcccgtctgctccgcaaactcactcactcactcagtgccaAACAGGGAATTCCGCCCCCCTTGCATAGTTGGGACCTTCTCCTGGGGTAAGCTTGCTGGGCCTTAGAATAGATTCCCACTCCCAGTGCTGCTGCTTTTCTAAGGGGTATGTGTAATTTGAGCGATGCCAGATTGACAGTAAAAGGCTAACAAGTTATCCTCTAAAGAAAATGACTGAGCGCTTAAGGCCAACATAGCAGAGCCTCTCCGTTAAGGTATTGGCAAATTCCTCTTACCAGGTCCACCCTGTCTGACTCTTCGTCCCCTGGCAAACGCTTGGCAGAAGATGGGCTTTGGCTGCGTAaagttttctaaaagtagaacgTCAAGTTCACAGCCCTGCCTAGTACAGCTCAAGGCCGGAGAGGCTGGAGGGGTGGTTGGCATGGTACACGCTGCCAAGAGTGCCCCGCCGCCGGGAGCTGCAGTTTGAGGATCAAGGCATGGTCATTCCAGTGGCTTTTCCTAGAGTTATTGCCCCTGGAGATGTCTCTAGTggtgaagggggagaaaacacgGCTAGTTAGTCTTCAAAGCCGAGTGCCTTTGATGCCTTTTAGATTGGTCAGTATTCTACTTATTAGTGCCTTAAAAAACTTTCCTTCACTTGTTTAGAGTTTGTGCTTAAGAATCCAACAGAACAGGTGCGAATTGCACCAGTTCCTCCAAAACTTTATGGTTTGGTGAAGTTGTTTAATTTAGCTAAGCCAATATTTCTGAACCTGATGACCTCTATCTAAGTTCTATCAaccccacagcagccctgtaggatagGAGCTGATATCCCGAGTTTGACAGATGGGAAAAGGGGAGCATCGGGAAGTCAGGTATCTTGACTGTGATTACATGATGAACCGACAAAGCAGGGATTTGAGTTCAGGCAGCAAGGCTTGGTAGAGCCCATATATATCCCCTGACTtgggaataataacaataataaatccaTAATGATACCATACTCTCACAGTATTGCATCAGGTGCCCATGACTCATTCACTTCCAGAgactcaagtctgactcacagagaccctgcaggacagagtagacggagtagaactgctcctgtgagttcatGAGttcatgagactgtaactgtgtaccagagtagaaagccctgtctgtctgtctcctcagagcactgattCGAACCGTTGACCTAGTGTTTAGCAGACCAATGAGTgagtaccatgccaccagggctcctaggtgcCTATGAGTAAATGTGTTAAACAACACTCGACCACGTGCGGGGAATATAATCTACCATAAATAAGTGTCTGGTAGTACGAGGTTCTTAGGtatattttaatgaaagaatAAGATTCTTGCTCTTCCCCTGACTCATTGCGTTTAAAGCAAATGATTACTTAAATGACTAGAACAGGTGagagttaaaaaataacaaagtagtaGAAACATAACaaacttaaaaatgcaaacaaCTTGATTAAAGGTGTGCTGGAAATGACTGATGGGAGATCCCCAGTGATTCTCACAACGGCAAAAACGAAGGCTCAGCAGTCCAGCGcacttgggatccccaggcttgtcaGTGAAGAGCTGAGTTTGAACTCTGGTTTTCTGATCCCTAGACctgagcttatggtgcctggaaaCTCTCAAGAGAAACTGCTAGTCTCTCAGAGACGGGAACTTCACCAAAGTTCTGTTTTATGAGGTCacgttatataaataaaataccgAAATGCCTCAATAGTTGCATGATAGTTAAGGTCTCCCATAAATTAGTCACTTGATAAATCGTAGCATTAGGTATGGATAATTTAAACCCCTTTCCATCATTTTCCCATATATTATAAAGAATATAGATTAACCATTAAAAACCCCACTATCATCAAATATGGGGAAAGGCATAGAAGGTATATCTTCATATGCTGAGAAAAAAGCTtattatatcaaaatatcaatacTGTAAATTGCACATCACTACTGATAAATCTTGCTGCGGTAAAATAAATACCTCCAACTAATGCTGGTTTTTGAGCCATGCCAAAATATATTTGGTGGAACTGAGTTTGTTTTGGTCAGTGCTTTCAAATTAACAGGACTCCTAAAAAGACCAGATGTTTCTGCTTGACCCATAACTGATTTCTTATACCCCTGGTACATATTTGCATTTCAATGCACTCCTTCAGTTCTCCCTACAGATGTAAAGGGCTCAGTTGAAAGTTTAACCTAGTGCCCATGCAGCTAAACTCtcctcttgcccccccccccccccccccccggaactacAGGATTCTGTGTTCCTAAGAgttctgttcctttttctttaaggccATGTTAATTTGATCATGTATTGGATGTTTATGCTAGAGTTGATAAGACAATGAAAATGTAGTAAATTAttataaaaaaatcataccagCGTTCCAGATATtaactcttgttgttgttgttgctgttactatGGCTACTTAGACTAATAGCAGGAACTCAGTCAAAGTTGGACTTTTGTTAGTAATAATTTTATCACCTAAATGCAGtgtaaataacatttaaaaaccccATTCTCCAAAAGGACACAGGGGCAAGCTCTGGGAAACctggtttaaaataaatatggttGCAAAGGAAATTAATGCCATTATCAAAGTATAGTGGCCTAGTCTATGTGACCGTAGTTACTGTTCTAAGTGCAGTGGATACTGGCCATACCTactcccagcccactgccatcgagtaggttttggctcgcagtgaccctatgggacagaacagaaccgcccgagaggtttccaaagctgaactcttcacagaagcagactgccacgtcttttatTTCCAcggggcagttggtgggttcgaaccactgacgtcTCGCTTTGCAGCAGAGCAGTTTAAGCAGTGGACCATCAGGGATTTTATTTTGGATATAGAGGAACATGTTCTTCTTTTGCATCTATAATCATTTTATAGAAATCTTTAGATGCTTTTTGATGTTCTTATGGCCATTTCAAGGCTATACAGG
The Tenrec ecaudatus isolate mTenEca1 chromosome 6 unlocalized genomic scaffold, mTenEca1.hap1 SUPER_6_unloc_2, whole genome shotgun sequence genome window above contains:
- the LOC142435896 gene encoding thyrotropin-releasing hormone-degrading ectoenzyme-like, which translates into the protein MALDGERGEQEEEKEKKKKKKKRRKKKRAEEGAAENRSPSQATMGEAAAAAPRPGGRGPSDPWADSVGVRPRTTERHITVHKRLVLAFAVSLVALLAVTMLAVLLSLRFDECGAPGADGGPAGSPARDRNASLPGAAPRNHPAGEGSAPSEAAGQATPATPSARPPSEEEREPRRPWTQLRLSGHLKPLHYNLMLTAFMENFTFAGEVNVEIACRNATRYVVLHASRVAVEKVQVAEDRVAGAVPVAGFFLYPQTQVLVVVLNRTLDAQRNYNLKIIYNALIENELLGFFRSSYVLHGERRCGCMQDPTPSEEDPGTTPSI